One stretch of Motilibacter rhizosphaerae DNA includes these proteins:
- a CDS encoding helix-turn-helix transcriptional regulator, protein MWRRELARFLRERRARVRPPQGEGRRRTPGLRREEVADGARMSVEYYARLEQGRGARPSPRILDGLARALQLDEAERQRLFALAHSVAPVPDRVPSEVRPHVAALLHRLPGTAAFVTSAAYDVVASNAPARALLGLTDERANLARRHFLEGRHWSTASVEFGEVAVARLRAAATRYPADPELAALVQELAQGSTPFRRLWASDPARLPGHRTKQVDHPVLGRLTVDCDVLLVPEDDQQVVMVTAAPGSAEERSLRSLALR, encoded by the coding sequence GTGTGGCGCCGCGAGCTCGCCCGCTTCCTGCGCGAGCGGCGCGCACGCGTGCGGCCGCCGCAGGGGGAGGGCCGCCGGCGTACGCCCGGGCTGCGGCGCGAGGAGGTCGCGGACGGCGCCCGGATGTCCGTCGAGTACTACGCCCGCCTCGAGCAGGGGCGTGGCGCGCGCCCGTCGCCGCGGATCCTCGACGGGCTCGCCCGCGCCCTCCAGCTCGACGAGGCCGAGCGCCAGCGGCTGTTCGCCCTCGCGCACTCGGTGGCCCCGGTGCCGGACCGCGTGCCGAGCGAGGTGCGGCCGCACGTCGCCGCGCTGCTCCACCGGCTGCCGGGCACCGCCGCCTTCGTGACGTCAGCGGCGTACGACGTCGTGGCGAGCAACGCGCCGGCACGGGCGCTGCTGGGCCTCACCGACGAGCGCGCGAACCTCGCGCGGCGCCACTTCCTCGAGGGCCGGCACTGGAGCACGGCGAGCGTGGAGTTCGGCGAGGTGGCCGTCGCACGGCTGCGGGCCGCGGCCACCCGCTATCCCGCCGACCCGGAGCTCGCGGCGCTGGTCCAGGAGCTCGCCCAGGGCAGTACGCCCTTCCGCCGGCTGTGGGCCAGCGACCCGGCGCGGCTTCCCGGGCACCGCACCAAGCAGGTCGACCATCCCGTCCTCGGGCGGCTCACCGTCGACTGCGACGTCCTGCTGGTGCCCGAGGACGACCAGCAGGTCGTCATGGTCACCGCCGCCCCCGGCTCGGCGGAGGAGCGCTCCCTGCGCAGCCTCGCCCTCCGCTGA